The nucleotide sequence GACCAGGACTCCAAACGGGAAAAACCCGTAACCAGGCATCAGCGCGAATCTGCCATTACCAGGGCAGCAGACGAACGATATGAGAAAATCAAACAAAGCGAGATTCATATTGCGGATCTGCAGAAGCTGACGATGAAAGATCTGATGCAACTGGCTAAGGAAGAAAATCTCACAGAATATACGGGTCTCAAAAAACAGGATCTGATCTTTAAGATTCTGAAAGAGCGTACCAAAGTCAACGGCCTGATGTTTGGTGAAGGGACTCTGGAAATTCTGCCCGATGGTTTCGGCTTCCTGCGTAGCCCCGATTACCACTATCTGCCCTGTCCCGATGATATTTATGTTTCTCCCAGCCAGATTCGTCGTTTCGGTCTGCGAACGGGAGCCATCGTTGCTGGACAGATTCGTCCCCCTAAAGAAAATGAACGGTATTTTGCTCTGCTGCGTGTGGAAGCCGTCAATGGTTGTGACCCCGAAATCCTGACCACCAAGGTCTTCTTCGACGACCTGACTCCACTGCATCCGAAGGAACGTCTCCGACTCTCTTCGCCCGCCGGTAACCTGAGTACGAGAATCGTCGACCTGATTGCCCCTGTCGGTATGGGTCAGCGTGGTTTGATTGTATCGCCTCCTCGTGCCGGTAAAACCATCATGCTGCAGGAAATGGCAAAATGCGTACTGGGAAGCCATCCCGATGCGTATGTCTTCATCCTGCTGATTGACGAGCGTCCTGAAGAAGTCACTGACATGGAACGCCAGGTTGGTGGAGACCGCTGTGAAGTCGTCAGCAGTACCTTTGATGAACCCCCGAGCCGTCACATCCAGGTTTCGGAGATGGTAATCGAAAAGGCCAAACGCATGGTAGAATACGGTGAGGACGTTGTCATCTTCCTCGATTCAATTACCCGTCTCGCTCGTGCCTGGAACACAGAAGTCCCGCACTCCGGAAAAATTCTCTCTGGTGGGGTAGACGCGAATGCATTACAGCACCCCAAGCGGTTTTTCGGTGCCGCCCGTAATGTTGAAGAAGGCGGCAGCCTGACCATTGTCGCCACCGCCCTGGTGGACACAGGCAGCCGCATGGATGAAGTCATCTTTGAAGAGTTCAAAGGAACCGGTAACACGGAATTGCATCTGGACCGCAGAATGGTTGAAAAACGTATCTGGCCGGCAATCGATGTGAATAAATCAGGAACACGTCGCGAAGAACTGCTGATGGACGAAGAAGAACTTCGCAGGGTCTGGATTCTCAGACGTGTGCTGAACGACATGAATCCGGTAGATGCGATGGAACTGCTTACCAACCGCATGCGACGTTCGAAAACGAATGAAGAATTTTTATTGAGCATGAATCTGGGTTGATCTGCTGACCGCAAATCAATTTCTGCTGATGCTCTGACTCATGTGATCTGGATCAGAATAGATACCGGGGGAGGCTCTACTTTCCCATGCTACCTGCTGATCTACCTGTTAGATTAAACATTGCCATTTTTGAAGATTGATAAGTTACCACCTCAATGAAGCACACACTGATCGAAGGCGATTTACTGGTTCGTGATGCGAGTTTCGCAATTGTCGTTTCCCGCTGGAATGAGCTGATTACACGCAGACTGCTGGAAGGCGCCCTGGAGACGTTTCGTCGCCATGGTGGTGCCGAGGAAAACATCACGGTACTCTGGGTACCTGGTTCGTTTGAGCTGCCGCTTGTTGCAGACCGACTGGCCAAAAGTGGTAAATATCAGGCTGTCTGCTGCCTGGGAGCTGTCATTCAGGGAAGTACCATGCACCATGATTATATTAATCATCAGGTCGCTGCCGGCATCATGCGGAGCAGCCAGGAAAGTGGCGTGCCCGTGCTGTTTGGTGTACTGACATGTGAGACGATGGAACAGGCGATGGACCGTGCTGGTGGAAAAGTCGGCAATAAAGGCGGAGAAGCCGCCCTGGCTGCTATCGAAATGGTCAATCTTTTGCAATCGATCGATCAAAATCAGGCGTAAGAAGATAACTGCTGACACCACACAGTCGTCTCCGACGACATCATATTTATTACATCCTCTTTCTATACTAGCGATATCCCCATGTCTCTGCGAAAACAGGCGCGTTTTTTAGTTGTTCAAATGCTTTATCAGATCGATCTGAATCCGGATATTTCCATCAATGAAATCCGCGAGATGATCGAGGAGCATGGCCGTAATAAAACAGCCCGCACTTTTGCCTGGGAACTGTTTACCGGAGTAATGGAATTCAAACAACAGCTTGATGAGCATATTGTGAGAGTTGCCGAAAACTGGACACTCAAACGAATGGCTGTCACCGATCGAAATATTCTCAGACTGGGTACCTATGAATTGCTGCATACGGATACCCCACCTGCTGTGGTAATCGACGAAGCAGTGGAACTGGCACGCGAATTTGGCAGTGCGCACTCTTCACAGTTCGTAAACGGCATCCTGGATAAAGTGGTTCAGCGTAAAGACGAACCGCTGCCTCCTCCCCCTCCACCACAGGCCGAAGAGGTTCCACCGGAAGAAACTCAACCAACGGATCCAGAACCCAAACCGAAGCCCCGTATGAATAATCCCTGGGCTACTTGACCTCAAAACGGTGCGGCGTACGGTCGTTCCAGCTGAAGTTCATATCGATTGCCGCCTGCGACAGACGCGTCAGAAGTTCGCGATCAACGTGCGGGCAAGGCAGATGGGGAGCCGCCGTTTGAGTATTCGTACTGTCAAAGACAGGATCATCCCGCCAGTAGGAATTATAAACGCGGATATGATCATAGAAAAGTCGCTCTGCTTCGGTAGGATCTTCCAGTTCCACTCCTGCCCCGGCGAATTCTGACCCGTAGAAATTACAGGTCGCTTCCAGAACATCATGTACAAGCCGGGACTGGACCGGATGTAACGGTGTCAGGTGATAGGTCTTCTCATGATGCTTTGGATGAGTAATGATGTAAGACATTACTGCAGAGACCCAGTCCACCGGAATCAGGTTCTTCGACTCATCTCCATCCAGTGTAAAACGCGATTTCGCGTAGTAACGTCCTGTTTCATCAGGAGACTGCATCTGGGTTAATGTGTGTCCCAGTTGCAAGGCAGCGTAAAAACCATGAAACGTATTCGTGAATCCGGTCTTCGAGTCACCAATAATAATCGCGGGGCGAAAGACCGTCAGAGATTCAATATGCTCTGCACTGCGCACCATCTGCTCCGCTTCCAGCTTGCTTCGCTCATAATCATTCCCGGATTCCTGTCCCACATCAACGTCCGATTCCATAATTCTACCGGACCGTAAACCACAGACATACGCCGTGGAAACATGATCAAACTTTTTGATATTCGCAGTTTTACAGAAATCAAGAACCTTCTTGACACCGCCTACATTGGAACGCCATGGCTCACTTTCATGACTGGTACTGTAAAAGGAGAGACTGGCCGCGGAATGGATGATGCGATCTACATTCTCTGTCGCCCATGCCAGCTGTTCCTCATTCAATCCGAGGTTTTCCTCATTGATATTCCCTTCCAGTACCACGGGACGAGGTAATTCCCGCCCCAGATGTTCATCCCAGAACGCCATGATCATATCAATTCGCTGATCGACGGTCATTCGCCTTGTAGGACGAACCAGTACTGCCAGCGGAACCCCTGCTGAAGACAGATCTCGAATTAAATATCTTCCCAGTAATCCTGTAGCACCTGTAATCAGATGATATCCCATGTTGTGTTCCGCTGTGATCTGAAAGTTAGAGTGAGTCGTGATATAATAACCGGTATCTGCAATGCTTCAGTATTCACGATTCGTTGATCGGTTCAGGAAAAACGAGGATGAATGGACCTGCCGGCCTATAGAAGCGGACCCGTTACGGGTCGGGGAGCCTCAATGATAATGAACTGGCTTCATATATCAATCTAGGGGTTAAGAAAAGCCATCAGAATACCAGTCAATTGCGATTGCGGCGCTAGAAGAGATTATGCAACTGCTTTTCCGGACTGATCTTTCGCTCCATGCTGGTGCTGCTTGAGGAAATGGGGAGTGTGTTGCTGGTCATGAGACGACTGACTACTGTCCGTGTGATCAGACTCATTCTGGTCATCAGATTTTTTCGGTCGCAAAGCCAGCAGACAGGGGAGTAACACCAGATCCCCCACCAGGGCTGCCACGAGAAGTGATGTCATCATATATCCGAAGCGGGCCGTCGGGACAAAATTACTCAACGTGAGGGCCAACATGCCCGCCCCCGTTATGACGGCCGCAGTAAAGATCGGTTCGCCGGTCATCAGCAGAGAATCCCGCGACGCCTGAGCGGAATTCCTCGTCAGACGAAATTGACTCTGGTAACGGACGAGAAAATGGAACGTTCCATCTACGGCAATCCCCAGGGCAATACTGGCCGTCATCATGATGCCAATATCAATGGGAATCTGATACCAGCCCAGAATCCCGAATACAATACAAATGGGTGTCAGATTCGGTACCATCGCGACCAGACCGGCTTTGATGGACCGAAGAGAAACAATCATCACTATCGTAATGATCACAAATGCCATTGAGAAACTCTCCCAGAACCCTGTAAATATCTGGTTCTGCGCCCGTCTTAACAGGGGCGCCACTCCTGTCAGGATCACATTGGGATCATCAATCATGACGGCGAGTTCATCATAAACCTGATCCTGTGGCAGATCGGCGTCGCTGCTGATTCGTGCTGAAATCCGCCAGAGTCGTTCGCCATCAGAAGTAAAATCGTTATCTCCATGAGCAGACTGGGCATGAGACAACAGACGGGCAGTCTCAAAGGGACTTTCAGGAAACTGTTTCGGAAAAAAACTGGCCAGTGACATTGTATGTCGTACTGCAGGATGCTGCTGAATAATTGTTTCCAGCTTGCGAATGTGCTCTACTTTTTTGATGAAAGGAATCTCTTCATCACCAAAATCCACTATCGCTTCAATCGAGTCGAGTTCCGTCAGATTATTTTGAACTGCACGCACATCCTGTATGACTCGCCCTTCTGCGGGAAGAAAATCCAGCGGATCAATTTTCGTGCGTAGGCTGAACAGGCCGACCCCTGTAGTCATCACCAGGATGATCGTGGCAATGGAGACGCGTCCGGCATGGTCAATCAGCCAGTTGGCACACTGTTGAAAGTTCCAGCGTTTTCCGCCGGAATGAACCATTTTGGGATCAATGGGCCAGAGGGTTAAGACAGCAGGTGTCAGTCCCAGACCGGTAATCAGCGACACGAATGTCCCGACTGAAGCAGCATACCCAAACTGGATCACGGGCCCGATCTCACTGACGGTCAGCGAAAACAGACCAATTGTTGTCGTCAGAGTTGCCAGGACACAAGGCTTCCAGGCGATTTTCAAAGCAACCGCCAGGGGATCTGGTTCGTCAATACAGCTGGCAACATAGTGATGCACGTGGATTGAGATCGCCAGTGTAAAAACCATGACCATGACCGACAGGGCACCGAGGATGAAATTCATTTCGCCCCCCCCCAGATAAATCAGGGCAGTCGTGAGATTGATGGCCCAGATCGTCAGCCCCAGGGTAGCCAGTGTTTTTTTCCACTCCCGAAAAGAATAATACAACAGGCAGAGACTGATCAGTAACGTGATAATAAAGAACTTTTTATTGCTTTTCTGGCTGCCCAGCCGATCCAGTTCCGCAATCACAACCGGGGCACCCGCCAGTTGAACTTCGTTTCCAGTTAACTGATTGTATTCCAGCTTTTCACGAATCCCCTGTACCGTCCCGGCCCGATTTCTGATACCAGTGTCAGAAAGCAGAACCAGTATGCCTGCCACATTCTTCTCGGAATTCATCAACAGCCCGTTCAGACGATTGTCGATTTCCGCCGGTTCCACTTTAAATTCGTGTAATATTGATTTGAGACGCTGGGGAGTCCAGCATTGTCTGACCGTCGGTAAAGACTCGATACGGCTGGCTGTTGCTTCCACCAGCAGAGGCCGATCCAGCCCCTCCTGCACTGCGACGAGCACAACCTCTTCTGCCCCGAACTCAGCTTTAAATCGATCATAGACGATTCGCACATCGGAATCTTTAGGCAACCAGGTTTCGATATCGTTATTTGAAGGCAGTAACTCTGCCAGAAATGTCAAAATCGGCAGCGTACAAAATACGCCCCAGATTAGTTGCCTGCTGTATTTATTATAGAAGGAAGAGATCATCATAAGATTTGGTAGATCAATCTGCTTTCTCTTGCTGAAGCCAGTTCAAGTACTCGAATCAGAGTAATCAATAGTCAGCGCACGTTCTTACATCACTGTTAGCAACACTAAAAACAAACACACTTTTGAGAACTATTTATTACTGCGACCATCCCAGTTTGATATCGAACCGCTAATGAATACAGCGTCATTCAGAATTTCTAATCATCAGACGTTATAGCAGAATCAGCTGGTGTCTTTGGAATGACTGTTACAACTCGCACCTTCACAGGGTGGATAATCATTACAATACGTAAGTGTTTCTGGCTCTGAATAGATTCGCCTGACGTTATAACTGTCAGGGTTTATCTAGCACAATCGCCGGATCTGGACGAACCCCCACACCTTTCACCGTCGACCACTCTGAATCGGATTGCACCTGTAATCTGAAACTAAGAAAGTCCTCAATTATTTTTGTATTCTATATTTCAATATCAGATTCGAACCAGAGCACGAATCAATACTTGATAACTGACTTCATAGCAGGAGTAGATTTAATGGAAGATACCCCCTGGAGCCGTCCCACAATGGACGACCTGAAACATGTACTGGAAAGTTTTGGCAAGAGTGATACCGTCAATATCCGCGATGTTGATCGACTGGAGCTCTCAGTACCCGCTGAAGTCAAAACCGCGCGCGGCAATACCATTTCGGCTATGACGCGGGAAATCAGCCGTCAGGGTCTGGGGCTGTTGCACAAAGGCATGTTGAATCCGGGTGAAGTCAATGTAAAGCTGGCCAGTGAAACGCGTGAATTTGAATATCGCGTTCAGATTATGTGGTGTACTCCCTGCGAGAACGGAATGTTCATCAGCGGTGGCGAGTTCGTCACAAAGCCAGAAAATTAACCTGACACAGGTTCCCGTCACCCTCAATCTCGGCGATTCGAGCACAGGCAGCCTCAGAGCCTGCTGCTGCTATTTATTCGCAGGGAACCTGAAGCAACGCTCACCGCTCAACTGGAACTGGCTCCCCGTTTGAGCAGGACCACAATAATAGACAGCAGCAGTAAAATGATCGCCCCTCCGGCAATCATTAACAGAGTGGGGATACCCCACCATTCCGCTGCGCGATCCGTCGTCTTTCGTTCTTCCAGATCCCACTCGATTTCATCTAACGTCAGGCTGGACTGCGACTGGGCGCGCTCACTGTCGGAACGTTGCTCCTGTAAATCCTCAAATGTCTTTTCCGATCGGGCTCCCTGAATTTTCGAACTGAAATTGACAGGTGCAGCAGATGTATCCCGCCCCGGTTTGACTTGTGAAGTTAAATCTCCTGGCACTCCAGGCAGCTTGGGCAGCATCAGTTGTGGCCCTGGCCCCGCTGACTTCTTCTGTTCCGTAACCGGTTGCTCAGCCCCTGCTTCGGGACTACTCAACCTGATTTTAGCAGGTGGTTCATCGGGCAATTCTTCCAGTTCCAGCTTCAAAGTAGGAGCTGAGGAAACTGAATCCGTTGATTTCTTCTCAATGTTTTCTACGCGTGGGTTTTCTACGCGTGGCACCCGGTTGTCTTCTTCTGGTTGAAAATCAAAAGAAGGTGGTTCCAGCGAAATGCCTCCAGAGTGAGGGGTTTTCTGTTTGACTGCAGATTGACGAGGTTGGATCTGGACCTTCTGAGGCTGGGTCCCCAGATTTCGGGGAACAATCAAGGGCAATTCATCGCTGCCTCCCGTCTTGGCTTTTGGTTGAATTTTCCCTGTATCTGGCTGCTCCACTGCACGACGTTTCAAGGGATGCACACGCGAAGGAGTAAACTGGAAATTGGGAACCTGCTGACCTCGATTCGGTTTTGCATCCGGTTCTGCATGCTGCACTCGTTGTACTTCAGTCGGGGTTTCCAAGCTGATTTGCTTTTTAATCTTCTCCAGTAGCATTTGGGGAGATTCTTCTTCCAGACCAAAGGCAACATGTCCCCGGTAGCTCGATTCTAATGCCTGCGCTGCAAGAAATTCTGCATACTCATAGTTTTTCTGAGTCAGTTCACGTCGGGCTCGGTCCATAATCGAATTAATCTGAAATCTACGCATTTCCTGATTTACATCTTCAAAAGCAGGCGCGGTCTGATCCAGATCCTGATGCAGATCTTTTGCTAATTCTGTCAGTTCTGCTCTGACATTCTGCTGATTTGCCTCA is from Gimesia maris and encodes:
- a CDS encoding efflux RND transporter permease subunit, which translates into the protein MMISSFYNKYSRQLIWGVFCTLPILTFLAELLPSNNDIETWLPKDSDVRIVYDRFKAEFGAEEVVLVAVQEGLDRPLLVEATASRIESLPTVRQCWTPQRLKSILHEFKVEPAEIDNRLNGLLMNSEKNVAGILVLLSDTGIRNRAGTVQGIREKLEYNQLTGNEVQLAGAPVVIAELDRLGSQKSNKKFFIITLLISLCLLYYSFREWKKTLATLGLTIWAINLTTALIYLGGGEMNFILGALSVMVMVFTLAISIHVHHYVASCIDEPDPLAVALKIAWKPCVLATLTTTIGLFSLTVSEIGPVIQFGYAASVGTFVSLITGLGLTPAVLTLWPIDPKMVHSGGKRWNFQQCANWLIDHAGRVSIATIILVMTTGVGLFSLRTKIDPLDFLPAEGRVIQDVRAVQNNLTELDSIEAIVDFGDEEIPFIKKVEHIRKLETIIQQHPAVRHTMSLASFFPKQFPESPFETARLLSHAQSAHGDNDFTSDGERLWRISARISSDADLPQDQVYDELAVMIDDPNVILTGVAPLLRRAQNQIFTGFWESFSMAFVIITIVMIVSLRSIKAGLVAMVPNLTPICIVFGILGWYQIPIDIGIMMTASIALGIAVDGTFHFLVRYQSQFRLTRNSAQASRDSLLMTGEPIFTAAVITGAGMLALTLSNFVPTARFGYMMTSLLVAALVGDLVLLPCLLALRPKKSDDQNESDHTDSSQSSHDQQHTPHFLKQHQHGAKDQSGKAVA
- the nusB gene encoding transcription antitermination factor NusB codes for the protein MSLRKQARFLVVQMLYQIDLNPDISINEIREMIEEHGRNKTARTFAWELFTGVMEFKQQLDEHIVRVAENWTLKRMAVTDRNILRLGTYELLHTDTPPAVVIDEAVELAREFGSAHSSQFVNGILDKVVQRKDEPLPPPPPPQAEEVPPEETQPTDPEPKPKPRMNNPWAT
- a CDS encoding SDR family oxidoreductase, with the translated sequence MGYHLITGATGLLGRYLIRDLSSAGVPLAVLVRPTRRMTVDQRIDMIMAFWDEHLGRELPRPVVLEGNINEENLGLNEEQLAWATENVDRIIHSAASLSFYSTSHESEPWRSNVGGVKKVLDFCKTANIKKFDHVSTAYVCGLRSGRIMESDVDVGQESGNDYERSKLEAEQMVRSAEHIESLTVFRPAIIIGDSKTGFTNTFHGFYAALQLGHTLTQMQSPDETGRYYAKSRFTLDGDESKNLIPVDWVSAVMSYIITHPKHHEKTYHLTPLHPVQSRLVHDVLEATCNFYGSEFAGAGVELEDPTEAERLFYDHIRVYNSYWRDDPVFDSTNTQTAAPHLPCPHVDRELLTRLSQAAIDMNFSWNDRTPHRFEVK
- the ribH gene encoding 6,7-dimethyl-8-ribityllumazine synthase produces the protein MKHTLIEGDLLVRDASFAIVVSRWNELITRRLLEGALETFRRHGGAEENITVLWVPGSFELPLVADRLAKSGKYQAVCCLGAVIQGSTMHHDYINHQVAAGIMRSSQESGVPVLFGVLTCETMEQAMDRAGGKVGNKGGEAALAAIEMVNLLQSIDQNQA
- a CDS encoding PilZ domain-containing protein, whose translation is MEDTPWSRPTMDDLKHVLESFGKSDTVNIRDVDRLELSVPAEVKTARGNTISAMTREISRQGLGLLHKGMLNPGEVNVKLASETREFEYRVQIMWCTPCENGMFISGGEFVTKPEN
- the rho gene encoding transcription termination factor Rho, with protein sequence MAKSIKLQTSENDGTVASKNISELDQDSKREKPVTRHQRESAITRAADERYEKIKQSEIHIADLQKLTMKDLMQLAKEENLTEYTGLKKQDLIFKILKERTKVNGLMFGEGTLEILPDGFGFLRSPDYHYLPCPDDIYVSPSQIRRFGLRTGAIVAGQIRPPKENERYFALLRVEAVNGCDPEILTTKVFFDDLTPLHPKERLRLSSPAGNLSTRIVDLIAPVGMGQRGLIVSPPRAGKTIMLQEMAKCVLGSHPDAYVFILLIDERPEEVTDMERQVGGDRCEVVSSTFDEPPSRHIQVSEMVIEKAKRMVEYGEDVVIFLDSITRLARAWNTEVPHSGKILSGGVDANALQHPKRFFGAARNVEEGGSLTIVATALVDTGSRMDEVIFEEFKGTGNTELHLDRRMVEKRIWPAIDVNKSGTRREELLMDEEELRRVWILRRVLNDMNPVDAMELLTNRMRRSKTNEEFLLSMNLG